A stretch of the Negativicoccus succinicivorans genome encodes the following:
- a CDS encoding FtsW/RodA/SpoVE family cell cycle protein, whose translation MTKRTRKQSRRCFWSALGHRIHLRKFGYGDWFFVAVLFLLVVGTVNVFSSTFYMNLRSASGVTSDLSRHALFLALGAICGGLVYRFNYQNLRKSMTLWIGITVLMLLLVQVAGLTVNGARRWIALGGFTFQPSEVAKLVGIMCTASGLALRVERGEPVRLWQSLGGALGAAGKQQWKRMKIFLAEWQPLLWPLIFDALIFLQPDFGTVILVLGVPLLLYFLAGLPKLEIVGTLIAVAILFVAGVVAAPYRMQRLIAWYDPFSYARDLGYQVVQSIIAVGSGGFLGQGLGRGLSKFAYLPEQHTDFAYAVFAQEAGFLWAALVLFAFLALLFTGFKIAGRARDQYGAYLVYGLVTLLVGQGLYNTAMTLGVLPVTGVPLPFISYGGSAMVVNLISVGMILGVERKTRELEEREAHWAKVRALSEGIPPNRRWQPPR comes from the coding sequence ATGACGAAGAGAACGCGTAAGCAAAGCCGGCGGTGCTTTTGGAGCGCGCTCGGCCATCGAATTCATCTGCGCAAATTCGGTTACGGCGACTGGTTTTTCGTCGCGGTGCTGTTTTTGCTGGTCGTGGGCACGGTGAATGTTTTCAGCTCGACCTTTTATATGAATTTGCGCAGTGCCTCGGGGGTCACCTCCGATCTGTCTCGTCATGCGCTGTTTTTAGCTCTCGGCGCGATTTGCGGCGGCTTGGTTTATCGGTTTAATTATCAGAACCTGCGCAAGAGTATGACGCTATGGATCGGGATCACGGTGCTGATGCTGCTCCTCGTGCAGGTGGCGGGACTGACCGTCAACGGAGCGCGTCGGTGGATCGCGTTGGGAGGATTTACGTTTCAACCGTCCGAAGTGGCGAAACTCGTCGGCATTATGTGCACCGCTTCTGGTCTGGCGCTGCGTGTCGAGCGCGGCGAACCGGTGCGGCTTTGGCAGTCGCTGGGCGGCGCGTTGGGAGCCGCCGGAAAACAGCAGTGGAAACGAATGAAGATCTTTCTTGCGGAATGGCAACCGCTGCTATGGCCGTTGATATTTGACGCACTCATTTTTCTGCAGCCGGACTTCGGCACCGTGATTTTGGTCTTGGGCGTGCCGCTTTTGCTGTATTTTTTGGCGGGCTTGCCGAAGCTGGAAATTGTCGGTACTTTGATCGCGGTCGCAATTTTATTCGTCGCGGGCGTTGTCGCCGCGCCGTATCGCATGCAACGTCTTATCGCCTGGTATGATCCGTTCAGCTACGCGCGCGATCTCGGGTACCAGGTCGTGCAAAGCATCATTGCCGTCGGTTCCGGCGGTTTTTTGGGACAAGGGTTAGGGCGAGGTTTGAGTAAATTCGCGTACCTGCCCGAACAACACACGGACTTCGCGTATGCCGTCTTTGCGCAGGAGGCCGGCTTTTTGTGGGCGGCCCTTGTTCTGTTCGCCTTTCTCGCGCTTTTATTCACCGGTTTTAAAATCGCCGGTCGCGCGCGCGATCAATACGGCGCGTACTTGGTCTACGGATTGGTGACGCTGCTGGTCGGGCAGGGCTTGTACAATACCGCGATGACGCTCGGCGTATTGCCCGTTACGGGTGTGCCGCTGCCGTTCATCAGTTACGGCGGTTCTGCGATGGTCGTGAACTTGATTTCCGTCGGCATGATTTTGGGCGTGGAACGCAAAACGCGCGAGCTGGAAGAACGGGAAGCGCATTGGGCCAAAGTCCGCGCGCTCTCGGAAGGGATTCCGCCGAATCGGCGCTGGCAGCCGCCGCGCTGA
- a CDS encoding TIGR03936 family radical SAM-associated protein, which translates to MPRLRLSIAKDEPLRFLGHLDFMRSMERALRRSDLPIAYSEGFHAHMKVSYDSALAVGVTADPLYMDVELSEDVPYEDAARALAAALAPGVRLTAGAYIEQRAPKLMALINYEQYKVTGPLTAAFTDAQLQDVLTRFDSATTIPYTKVTPKKTRQLDVRNIVPEPLRGRIEDDFVTVTVGLWRTLAGSIKPTELWEILANDFALPVAAGQCLVSRVKVARRTEDGTYILPLDAAAQEKL; encoded by the coding sequence GTGCCAAGACTACGTTTATCTATCGCGAAAGATGAGCCGTTGCGTTTTTTAGGGCATCTTGATTTCATGCGCTCGATGGAACGCGCGTTGCGCCGCTCCGATCTGCCGATCGCATATTCGGAAGGCTTCCATGCGCATATGAAAGTCAGCTACGATTCCGCGCTCGCGGTCGGCGTGACGGCCGATCCGTTGTATATGGATGTCGAATTGAGCGAAGACGTGCCGTATGAAGACGCGGCGCGCGCGCTGGCGGCCGCCTTGGCGCCGGGCGTGCGTTTGACGGCGGGCGCATATATCGAACAGCGCGCGCCGAAACTGATGGCGTTGATCAATTACGAGCAATACAAGGTGACCGGTCCGCTTACGGCGGCATTTACCGATGCGCAATTGCAGGACGTTTTGACGCGCTTTGACAGCGCGACGACGATTCCCTATACGAAAGTCACGCCGAAGAAAACGCGGCAACTCGATGTGCGTAACATTGTGCCCGAACCGTTGCGCGGCCGGATCGAAGACGATTTCGTAACCGTTACGGTCGGCCTTTGGCGCACGCTCGCCGGCAGCATCAAACCGACGGAACTCTGGGAGATTTTGGCGAATGACTTCGCCTTGCCCGTTGCCGCGGGACAGTGCCTGGTGTCGCGTGTGAAGGTGGCGCGCCGTACAGAAGACGGCACGTATATTTTGCCGCTCGATGCGGCGGCGCAGGAAAAATTATGA
- a CDS encoding Rne/Rng family ribonuclease, with protein sequence MSRLLVNTTPRETIIAVTQENTLTDLVIQPTDGEPLLHRIYKGVVKNVVAALDAAFVDIGTGENGYLPLLGGKSRDLEGHKISVGARVLVQVTKEARGTKGPMLTTKPSLAGRYAVLLTKGRYVGVSKQIQEADERERLRGLVGAQLGSGDEACGFILRTAAQGVDAAELTHDLAFLRRTWESIRRRAKIASAPTCLYREADIVLRAARDYVTPSTEQIITNDRAAYERLADLVSEQPQVEVSYVAANDLLVQHGIQDAIAPLLERRVEVAGGAYIVIDPTEALTAIDVNSGTFRSGHGRDDLALRVNLAAVQEVARQIRLRNIGGIIIVDFIDMQRKEDHELVLTELRAAVKEDRVRTTVVEMTALGLVEMTRHKTGPTLQESRYMRCPECAGTGYVMTAAAIVEQITEELRRKAERGLADSVLVQVHPGVAEYLREENLAAQWQARFHKEFIVATHQRPSRTQYQLAAAPQED encoded by the coding sequence ATGAGCCGCTTACTGGTGAATACGACTCCGCGGGAGACGATTATCGCGGTGACGCAGGAAAATACTCTGACGGACTTGGTGATTCAGCCGACCGACGGGGAACCGCTGCTGCATCGTATTTATAAAGGAGTCGTCAAAAATGTGGTCGCGGCGCTCGATGCGGCGTTTGTCGATATCGGCACCGGCGAAAACGGTTACTTGCCGCTTCTCGGCGGCAAATCGCGCGATCTTGAAGGACATAAAATCAGCGTCGGGGCGCGCGTGCTCGTGCAAGTGACGAAAGAAGCGCGCGGCACGAAAGGTCCGATGCTTACGACTAAACCCTCGCTGGCGGGACGGTATGCGGTGCTTTTAACCAAGGGCCGTTACGTCGGCGTTTCGAAACAAATACAGGAGGCGGATGAACGGGAACGCTTGCGCGGACTCGTCGGCGCCCAATTAGGCTCGGGAGACGAGGCGTGCGGGTTTATTCTGCGGACGGCAGCACAAGGTGTGGATGCGGCGGAATTAACGCATGACCTCGCGTTCCTGCGGCGCACCTGGGAAAGTATCCGGCGGCGGGCGAAGATCGCATCCGCGCCGACGTGTCTTTATCGGGAAGCGGATATTGTGTTACGCGCCGCGCGCGATTACGTGACGCCGTCGACCGAACAGATTATTACGAACGATCGCGCCGCGTATGAACGGCTTGCCGATTTGGTTTCCGAACAGCCGCAAGTGGAAGTGTCCTATGTCGCGGCGAACGATTTACTGGTGCAGCACGGCATTCAGGACGCGATCGCGCCGTTGCTCGAACGCCGCGTGGAGGTGGCGGGCGGCGCGTACATCGTGATTGATCCGACCGAAGCGCTGACCGCGATCGACGTCAATTCCGGGACATTTCGGAGCGGACACGGGCGGGACGACTTGGCGTTGCGCGTCAATCTCGCCGCGGTGCAGGAAGTGGCGCGACAGATTCGCTTGCGCAATATCGGCGGCATTATCATCGTCGATTTTATTGATATGCAGCGCAAAGAAGATCACGAACTCGTGCTCACGGAATTGCGGGCGGCGGTCAAAGAAGATCGCGTACGCACGACGGTCGTGGAAATGACGGCGCTCGGACTGGTCGAGATGACGCGTCACAAGACCGGACCCACACTGCAGGAGAGTCGCTATATGCGTTGTCCGGAATGCGCGGGTACGGGGTACGTGATGACGGCCGCCGCGATCGTGGAACAAATCACCGAAGAGCTGCGGCGAAAAGCAGAGCGGGGATTGGCCGATAGCGTACTGGTGCAGGTGCATCCGGGGGTCGCGGAGTATTTGCGGGAGGAAAATCTGGCGGCGCAATGGCAGGCCCGCTTTCATAAAGAATTTATCGTCGCGACGCACCAACGGCCGTCGCGAACGCAGTACCAACTTGCGGCGGCGCCGCAGGAGGACTAG
- a CDS encoding AAA family ATPase — translation MGQIITLASGKGGVGKTVVTSTFGAALAERGKRVLLLDGDMGLRDLDLVLGVEDRVLFDIFDVATGRCFEEDAILHIAPNLDFMPASQQYRWEELEGDAVLTVLEDLRDRYDYLLVDSPAGIGKGLMYTLAMADRIFLVVEPTWVSLRDTDRVMQYMHEDRMFHYALIFNNFHNAQTPGYLTAEEMANQMQPEHLGGILPHAPEVVAQSQAGNVTNVAQLGAFGKAMTQMVDDFLAGRERGVKEWSRFIDRHYRSGESKRSRIARRQSQSSAWRRRRG, via the coding sequence ATGGGGCAAATCATCACACTGGCATCCGGCAAGGGCGGCGTCGGTAAAACCGTAGTCACCTCGACCTTCGGCGCGGCGCTGGCGGAACGCGGCAAACGCGTGTTGCTGCTGGACGGCGACATGGGTCTGCGCGACCTCGACCTGGTGCTGGGCGTCGAGGACCGCGTGCTGTTTGATATTTTCGATGTCGCAACGGGACGTTGTTTTGAAGAAGATGCGATTTTACATATCGCGCCGAATCTCGATTTCATGCCGGCCAGCCAGCAATACCGCTGGGAAGAGCTCGAAGGCGATGCGGTATTGACCGTGTTGGAAGATTTGCGTGACCGCTATGACTACCTCTTGGTCGACAGCCCGGCGGGCATCGGTAAAGGTCTTATGTATACGCTTGCGATGGCGGATCGGATTTTTCTCGTCGTGGAACCGACCTGGGTGTCGTTGCGAGATACCGACCGCGTCATGCAATATATGCATGAAGATCGGATGTTTCATTACGCGTTGATTTTCAATAATTTTCATAATGCGCAGACGCCGGGGTATTTGACGGCCGAAGAAATGGCGAATCAGATGCAGCCGGAACATCTCGGCGGCATCTTGCCGCATGCCCCGGAAGTTGTGGCGCAGTCGCAGGCGGGGAACGTCACGAACGTGGCGCAGCTGGGCGCGTTCGGCAAAGCGATGACGCAAATGGTCGACGACTTTTTAGCGGGACGGGAACGCGGCGTCAAAGAGTGGTCGCGGTTCATCGACCGGCACTACCGTTCGGGGGAAAGCAAACGCTCGCGCATCGCCCGTCGTCAATCGCAAAGCTCGGCATGGCGCCGGCGCCGAGGCTAG
- a CDS encoding TIGR03960 family B12-binding radical SAM protein, with the protein MSTVSVSPFLLNTVQKPARYIGGEYNSIVKDHRQMAVSVALAFPDVYEVAMSHLGLKILYEVINREEDVVAERVYAPWPDMEAAMRQNGLPLYTLETKTPVKEYDVFGFTLQYEMSCTNVLNMLDLAGLPIWSEERTDDMPLVIAGGPCVYNPEPLAPFIDVFFVGESEESIVELVDAVKAWKAAGRPDGRRGLLERMAQISGNYVPAFYDAHYDRAGNFARLVPNTTAAPAKVRKRVVENVDALPVPLHPILPHIASVHDRAVLELFRGCTRGCRFCQAGMIYRPVREKTQEQLLAIARELIKNSGYDEISLMSLSSADYSQLASLVDALFAEFADRGVSISLPSLRIDSFSVDIAKKVQQVRKSGLTLAPEAGTQRLRDVINKGVTEEDLMQACTNAFTSGWNRVKLYFMLGLPTETDEDLAGIAELGYRVSDLYRSITGRMNAHVTISVSSFVPKPFTPFQWFGQIPKTEIERRQLYLKSQIKSRNIHYHYHDAPTSLLEAVLARGDRRVAQVIYAAWKQGAKFDGWTEWFKPEYWDKAFQETGIDPRYYAERQRDFNEPLPWEHIDCGVTKDFLHREWRQGVNAALTHDCRRLSCAGCGVCPQLGVSVLDGMEGNRAKTTFIYRER; encoded by the coding sequence ATGTCTACAGTCAGCGTCTCGCCGTTTTTGCTCAATACCGTGCAAAAACCCGCGCGTTACATCGGCGGCGAATACAACAGCATCGTCAAAGATCACCGTCAGATGGCGGTGTCGGTGGCGCTCGCGTTTCCCGATGTGTATGAGGTGGCGATGAGCCATCTCGGTTTGAAAATTTTATATGAAGTGATTAATCGAGAGGAAGACGTGGTCGCCGAGCGCGTTTACGCGCCGTGGCCGGATATGGAAGCGGCCATGCGCCAAAACGGGTTGCCGCTCTATACGTTGGAAACCAAAACGCCGGTGAAAGAATACGACGTTTTCGGTTTTACCTTGCAGTATGAAATGTCCTGCACGAATGTGTTGAATATGCTCGATTTGGCGGGATTGCCGATCTGGAGCGAAGAACGTACGGACGATATGCCGCTCGTGATCGCGGGCGGTCCCTGCGTCTACAATCCGGAGCCGCTCGCGCCGTTTATCGATGTCTTTTTTGTCGGTGAATCGGAAGAGTCGATTGTCGAATTGGTCGATGCCGTCAAAGCGTGGAAGGCGGCGGGGCGGCCTGACGGACGGCGCGGCCTTTTGGAGCGTATGGCGCAAATTTCGGGCAACTATGTGCCCGCGTTTTATGATGCGCATTACGATCGCGCGGGAAATTTCGCGCGGCTCGTGCCGAATACGACGGCGGCGCCGGCGAAGGTGCGAAAACGCGTGGTGGAAAATGTGGACGCGCTGCCCGTGCCGTTACACCCGATTTTGCCGCATATTGCGTCCGTGCATGATCGCGCCGTGCTCGAATTGTTTCGCGGCTGCACGCGCGGCTGTCGGTTTTGTCAGGCGGGGATGATTTATCGTCCGGTGCGGGAAAAAACGCAGGAACAGTTGCTGGCGATCGCGCGCGAACTGATTAAAAACAGCGGCTATGATGAAATTTCGCTGATGTCGCTTTCCTCGGCCGACTATTCGCAGCTCGCCTCGCTGGTCGACGCGTTGTTCGCGGAGTTCGCCGATCGCGGCGTGAGCATCAGCTTACCGTCACTGCGCATCGACAGTTTTTCCGTCGATATCGCGAAAAAAGTGCAGCAGGTGCGTAAAAGCGGTCTGACGCTCGCTCCGGAGGCGGGCACGCAGCGCCTGCGTGATGTGATCAATAAAGGCGTGACGGAAGAAGATTTAATGCAAGCCTGCACCAACGCGTTTACGTCCGGCTGGAATCGCGTGAAGCTTTATTTCATGTTGGGCTTGCCGACGGAAACCGATGAAGATTTAGCGGGCATCGCGGAACTCGGCTACCGCGTGAGCGATCTGTACCGATCGATCACGGGCCGCATGAACGCGCATGTCACGATCAGCGTATCGAGTTTCGTGCCGAAACCGTTCACGCCGTTCCAATGGTTCGGCCAAATTCCGAAAACGGAAATCGAACGGCGGCAACTGTATTTGAAAAGTCAAATCAAAAGCCGCAATATTCATTACCACTATCACGATGCGCCGACCAGTTTGCTGGAAGCGGTCTTGGCGCGCGGCGACCGGCGCGTCGCGCAGGTCATTTACGCCGCGTGGAAGCAAGGCGCGAAATTTGACGGCTGGACGGAATGGTTCAAGCCGGAATACTGGGATAAAGCATTTCAGGAGACCGGCATCGATCCGCGCTACTATGCGGAGCGGCAGCGCGATTTCAATGAGCCGTTGCCCTGGGAGCATATCGATTGCGGCGTGACGAAAGATTTTCTGCATCGCGAATGGCGACAGGGCGTGAACGCCGCGCTGACACATGATTGCCGCCGCCTTTCCTGCGCGGGTTGCGGCGTTTGCCCGCAGCTCGGCGTCAGCGTACTCGACGGAATGGAGGGAAATCGTGCCAAGACTACGTTTATCTATCGCGAAAGATGA
- the trmB gene encoding tRNA (guanosine(46)-N7)-methyltransferase TrmB, producing the protein MRLRRKPWIDEAILDYADFLSIGWPENCRGRWRDIFARGERPLWVELGTGKGQFIAGLAARHEDVNIIGIELQRGVLYYAGQKVAAAELANVRLVEGDISELPDAFAPGEVDRFYLNFCDPWPKARHAKRRLTHRGFLEKYATLLAPQGEIHFKTDNHDLFYFSIEEFQALGWTLRDVTDDLHQNEPAENVRTEYEQKFSAKGQPIYRLVAVAPERKDHDEENA; encoded by the coding sequence ATGCGTTTACGAAGAAAACCCTGGATCGATGAAGCGATTCTCGACTACGCTGATTTTTTGTCGATCGGTTGGCCGGAAAATTGCCGCGGGCGCTGGCGGGACATTTTCGCGCGCGGTGAACGTCCGCTGTGGGTCGAGCTCGGCACCGGCAAAGGGCAATTTATTGCCGGCTTGGCGGCGCGGCACGAAGATGTGAACATCATCGGTATCGAACTGCAGCGCGGCGTACTATACTACGCCGGACAGAAGGTAGCGGCAGCGGAACTTGCCAATGTGCGCCTGGTCGAAGGTGATATCAGCGAACTGCCGGACGCGTTCGCGCCGGGCGAAGTGGATCGCTTTTATCTTAATTTTTGTGATCCGTGGCCGAAAGCGCGGCATGCCAAACGGCGGCTTACCCACCGCGGCTTTCTTGAAAAATATGCGACGCTCTTGGCGCCGCAGGGAGAAATTCATTTCAAGACGGACAATCACGATTTATTTTACTTTTCCATCGAAGAGTTTCAAGCGCTCGGCTGGACGCTGCGCGATGTGACGGATGATTTGCATCAAAACGAGCCGGCGGAAAATGTCCGCACGGAATACGAACAGAAATTTTCCGCTAAAGGGCAACCGATTTACCGTCTGGTAGCCGTAGCGCCGGAGAGGAAAGACCATGACGAAGAGAACGCGTAA
- the uraA gene encoding uracil permease, which translates to MKKYVDVDEKLPLWETFPLSIQHLFAMFGATVLVPFLLKVDPSIALLMNGIGTLLYMAICKGRLPAYLGSSFAFISPVTLILSMGLGYGAAQSGFIVFGLCFVLLSFLVKKVGVGWIDTLFPPAAMGAIVAIIGLELAPSAMNMAGLVGDPVPGIDPQLAVIVSIFTLVVTVLVSLFGRGFLGVIPVLLGVVAGYILSLFLGIVDIDAIAAAPWFAVPTLYMPEWNWQAIIIILPAVFVVFAEHIGHLVVTSHVIGRDLMTDPGLSRSLLGDGLANILSGIVGATPNTTYGENIGVMAITRVYSVWVIRGAAIIAILCSFIGKISAVIHGIPTPVMGGVCILLFGIIATTGLRMLIEQKVDYTQPENLILTAVTLITGLSGAVLDFGPFHLKGMALATVVAMVIALVLRLFRGLRPQE; encoded by the coding sequence ATGAAAAAATATGTGGACGTAGACGAAAAATTACCGCTTTGGGAAACATTTCCCCTGAGTATTCAACACTTGTTCGCCATGTTCGGCGCGACGGTGCTCGTACCGTTTTTGCTGAAGGTTGACCCTTCGATCGCGCTTTTGATGAACGGCATCGGCACGCTTTTGTACATGGCGATCTGTAAAGGGCGCTTACCCGCGTATCTCGGTTCGAGTTTTGCGTTTATCTCGCCGGTCACTTTGATCCTTTCCATGGGACTCGGTTACGGTGCCGCGCAGAGCGGCTTCATCGTTTTCGGTCTGTGCTTCGTCCTGCTGTCCTTTTTGGTGAAAAAGGTCGGTGTCGGCTGGATTGATACGCTGTTTCCGCCGGCGGCGATGGGCGCCATCGTCGCGATCATCGGTTTGGAATTGGCGCCGAGCGCGATGAATATGGCGGGCTTGGTCGGTGACCCCGTTCCGGGCATCGATCCGCAACTGGCCGTGATCGTTTCGATTTTCACCTTGGTTGTAACCGTTTTGGTATCTTTATTCGGTCGCGGCTTTTTGGGCGTCATTCCGGTGTTGTTGGGAGTGGTCGCGGGGTACATCCTCTCGCTCTTCCTCGGCATCGTTGATATAGACGCGATCGCGGCGGCGCCGTGGTTCGCCGTGCCGACGCTGTATATGCCGGAATGGAACTGGCAGGCCATCATCATTATTTTGCCCGCGGTCTTTGTCGTTTTCGCCGAACACATCGGTCACCTTGTGGTGACAAGCCATGTCATCGGCCGCGATTTGATGACGGATCCGGGGCTGTCGCGCTCGCTTTTGGGCGACGGTCTCGCGAATATTCTTTCCGGTATCGTAGGGGCGACGCCGAATACGACGTACGGTGAAAACATCGGCGTCATGGCGATCACGCGCGTGTACAGCGTGTGGGTCATTCGCGGTGCGGCCATCATCGCGATCCTCTGCTCTTTCATCGGTAAGATTTCCGCGGTCATTCACGGTATCCCGACACCGGTCATGGGCGGCGTCTGCATCCTTCTTTTCGGTATCATCGCCACCACCGGCCTGCGCATGCTGATCGAACAGAAAGTGGACTATACGCAACCGGAAAATCTGATTTTAACCGCGGTCACGCTCATTACCGGCCTCTCCGGCGCGGTGTTGGACTTCGGCCCGTTCCACTTGAAGGGGATGGCGCTGGCGACGGTCGTCGCGATGGTAATTGCGCTCGTTTTGCGGTTGTTCCGCGGCCTGCGCCCGCAAGAATAA
- the rodA gene encoding rod shape-determining protein RodA, whose product MGIERWWRSTDRALVLVTLALTLLGLLFIGSASHINQAGLHVSDYLAKQAAFLVADIAIFVYLLRFDYRKLYRYAPALYGANLIVLTAVMLVGTSALGAQRWITIGPISIQPSEFAKIIYIVCLAWFLCRPSLDLKKWSGLFYTALFLLPPFVLVLLQPDLGTSLVFGAITLGGLYIAGVRMDYIRKVCLAGLAVLPLAWFFLLKEYQKNRILVLFDPERDPFNTGYHVIQSKIAIGSGGLIGKGLFAGTQSQLNFLPENHTDFIFAVVGEETGLVGALLLLLLYFVLLYRGIWIASTAADRFGRYIATGIVAMWLFQIFINVGMTIGIMPVTGIPLPFLSYGVSSLTLNLCSVALLLNIYLRRKTVLFDASA is encoded by the coding sequence ATGGGCATCGAACGTTGGTGGCGCTCGACGGATCGGGCGCTGGTGTTGGTTACGCTGGCGTTGACGCTGCTCGGGTTGCTCTTCATCGGATCGGCGTCCCACATCAATCAGGCGGGCCTTCATGTTTCGGACTACTTGGCGAAACAGGCGGCGTTTTTGGTGGCGGATATCGCCATCTTCGTGTACTTGTTGCGCTTTGACTACCGAAAGCTTTACCGTTACGCGCCGGCTTTATATGGGGCCAATTTAATCGTTTTGACAGCGGTTATGCTGGTGGGCACGAGCGCGCTCGGCGCGCAACGCTGGATCACGATTGGACCGATCAGTATTCAGCCGTCGGAATTTGCGAAAATCATTTATATCGTCTGTTTAGCGTGGTTTTTGTGTCGGCCGTCGCTGGATTTGAAAAAATGGAGCGGACTTTTTTACACGGCGCTTTTTCTGCTGCCGCCGTTTGTGTTGGTCTTGCTGCAGCCGGACTTGGGCACGAGTTTGGTGTTCGGCGCGATTACGCTCGGCGGTCTGTATATTGCGGGCGTGCGCATGGACTACATTCGCAAGGTTTGCCTGGCGGGGCTGGCGGTCTTACCGCTGGCGTGGTTTTTCCTGCTCAAAGAGTACCAGAAGAATCGTATTCTCGTGCTGTTTGATCCGGAACGCGATCCGTTCAACACCGGCTACCACGTGATCCAGTCGAAAATCGCGATCGGCTCGGGCGGTCTGATCGGCAAGGGTTTGTTTGCCGGCACGCAGAGCCAGTTGAATTTTTTGCCGGAAAACCACACGGACTTTATTTTCGCGGTGGTCGGTGAGGAAACGGGTCTGGTCGGCGCGTTATTGCTGTTGCTGTTGTACTTCGTGCTGCTGTACCGCGGCATTTGGATTGCCAGCACGGCCGCCGATCGGTTCGGACGCTATATCGCGACCGGTATCGTGGCGATGTGGTTGTTTCAAATTTTCATTAATGTCGGGATGACGATCGGCATCATGCCGGTCACCGGTATCCCGCTTCCGTTTTTAAGTTACGGAGTCAGTTCGTTGACGCTTAATTTGTGCAGCGTCGCGTTGTTATTAAATATTTATCTGCGGCGCAAAACCGTTTTGTTTGATGCGTCCGCTTAG